In the genome of Parus major isolate Abel chromosome 2, Parus_major1.1, whole genome shotgun sequence, one region contains:
- the WNT9A gene encoding protein Wnt-9a: MEEAAVKAHYKVCDRLKLEKKQRRMCRRDPGVAETLMEAISMSALECQYQFRFERWNCTLEGRYRASLLKRGFKETAFLYAISSAGLTHAMAKACSAGRMERCTCDEAPDLENREAWQWGGCGDNLKYSNKFVKEFLGRKPNKDLRARVDFHNNLVGMKVIKAGVETTCKCHGVSGSCTVRTCWRQLSPFHEIGKQLKQKYETSLKVGSTTNEATGEGDISPPKKSIPGHSDQIPRTTDLVYIDDSPSFCLMSRYSPGTSGRKCYKDKNCDSICCGRGHNTQSRVVTRPCQCQVRWCCYVECKQCTQREEVYTCKD, from the exons ATGGAGGAGGCGGCCGTCAAGGCCCACTACAAGGTGTGTGACCGCCTGAAGCTGGAGAAGAAGCAGCGCCGGATGTGCCGGCGCGACCCCGGCGTGGCCGAGACGCTGATGGAGGCCATCAGCATGAGCGCCCTGGAGTGCCAGTACCAGTTCCGCTTCGAGCGCTGGAACTGCACCCTCGAGGGCCGCTACCGCGCCAGCCTCCTCAAGAGAG gttTTAAGGAGACAGCCTTCCTGTACGCCATCTCCTCGGCGGGGCTGACCCACGCCATGGCCAAGGCGTGCAGCGCGGGGCGCATGGAGCGCTGCACCTGCGACGAGGCCCCCGACCTGGAGAACAGGGAGGCCTGGCAGTGGGGAGGCTGTGGGGACAACCTCAAGTACAGCAACAAGTTCGTCAAGGAGTTCCTGGGGAGGAAGCCCAACAAGGACCTGCGAGCCAGGGTGGACTTCCACAACAACCTGGTGGGCATGAAG gtCATCAAAGCCGGCGTGGAGACCACCTGCAAATGCCACGGCGTGTCCGGATCCTGCACCGTCCGAAcgtgctggaggcagctctcCCCTTTCCACGAGATCGGgaagcagctgaagcagaagtACGAGACCTCGCTCAAGGTGGGCAGCACCACCAATGAGGCCACGGGGGAAGGCGACATTTCCCCCCCTAAAAAATCCATCCCCGGCCACAGCGATCAAATCCCAAGGACTACAGATCTCGTCTACATTGACGACTCCCCCAGCTTCTGCCTGATGAGTCGGTATTCCCCCGGGACCTCGGGACGGAAGTGTTACAAGGACAAGAACTGCGACAGCATCTGCTGCGGCCGGGGGCACAACACGCAGAGCCGGGTGGTGACGCGCCCGTGCCAGTGCCAGGTGCGTTGGTGCTGCTACGTGGAGTGCAAGCAGTGCACCCAGAGAGAGGAGGTTTACACCTGCAAGGACTGA